In a single window of the Alosa sapidissima isolate fAloSap1 chromosome 18, fAloSap1.pri, whole genome shotgun sequence genome:
- the LOC121689437 gene encoding low affinity immunoglobulin gamma Fc region receptor II-a-like yields the protein MKPNQLFLLLLISAETAFGSMDAKPKPVLRGPPQTWLTEGDSVTLSCEVTGSTTGWRFHWYKTAPYRPELLHVTHESRTYSVELLSDSIKGVGGSYTLNPAALRHTGVYVCRAERGEPAYHTEFSQPQPLWVTGLSTASIVVSPNNKTHFTSQPLSLSCMDSGNSTGWRLRWFSGMMEREKCPYDWTNTGSSCRISSSSSLDSGVYWCQSESGEQSNPVNITVHYDSVILESPAHPVTEGDPLTLRCRYRYQPSNISADFYKDGTLLQTSTTGEMAIPAVLKSHESLYKCSNPERGESPESWITVKDPGPSKLEMVGVVVGMILILVAGTMILLMYCFKKLKGPGTQTPLPGQQQHNISQDQDQHISGGKEEDQQEYYTLHSDGADARLSDVTYATIDQQGTSENVKNRKKKEGHEAEAAIVYSELKTVNNAGEAGSWTQ from the exons ATGAAACCAAATCAGCTTTTTCTGCTGCTTT TAATTAGTGCAGAAACTGCATTTGGATCTATGGATG CAAAACCAAAGCCAGTTCTTAGAGGACCTCCACAGACCTGGCTGACTGAAGGAGACTCAGTGACTCTGAGCTGTGAGGTTACAGGCTCCACTACAGGCTGGAGATTCCACTGGTACAAGACTGCCCCCTACAGGCCTGAGTTGTTACATGTGACTCATGAAAGCAGAACATATTCAGTAGAGCTGCTCTCAGACAGCATCAAAGGAGTTGGAGGCTCCTACACTCTCAACCCTGCTGCTCTTAGACACACAGGGGTTTATGtgtgcagagcagagagaggagagccagCCTATCACACAGAGTTCAGCCAACCTCAGCCTCTCTGGgtcacag GTCTTTCTACTGCATCCATTGTTGTCAGTCccaacaacaaaacacattttacaTCTCAGCCTCTGTCCCTGAGCTGTATGGACAGTGGGAACTCAACAGGATGGAGACTGAGATGGTTCTCAGGTATGATGGAGCGTGAAAAGTGTCCTTATGATTGGACAAACACGGGATCCAGCTGCAGAATcagctcatcatcatcattagaCAGTGGAGTGTACTGGTGTCAGTCTGAGTCTGGAGAGCAGAGTAACCCTGTCAACATCACAGTGCACT ATGACAGTGTGATCCTGGAAAGTCCTGCACATCCTGTGACTGAAGGAGATCCTCTGACTCTGCGCTGTAGATATCGCTACCAGCCATCAAACATCAGTGCTGACTTCTATAAAGATGGGACACTCCTGCAGACCTCCACCACAGGAGAGATGGCCATCCCTGCAGTCTTAAAGTCACATGAAAGCCTCTACAAGTGCAGCAacccagagagaggagagtcacCAGAGAGCTGGATCACAGTAAAGG ATCCTGGACCATCTAAGCTAGAAATGGTTGGTGTAGTTGTTGGAATGATACTCATCTTGGTTGCAGGCACAATGATACTCCTGATGTATTGTTTCAAGAAGCTTAAAG GCCCTGGGACACAAACACCACTGCC TGGTCAGCAACAGCATAACATCAGTCAGGATCAGGACCAGCACATCTCTGGAGGAAAGGAAGAAGATCAACAGGAATATTACACATTACACAGTG ATGGTGCTGACGCTAGACTGAGTGATGTTACTTATGCCACCATTGATCAACAAGGCACAAGTGAGAATGTCAAAAACAGGAAGAAAA AAGAAGGACATGAAGCAGAGGCAGCTATTGTGTATTCAGAGCTCAAAACCGTGAATAACGCAG GAGAAGCTGGTAGCTGGACACAGTGA
- the LOC121689495 gene encoding glycoprotein hormones alpha chain-like produces MVTQTKSCVASLLLVSILLHIGDFYPNNEVSSKGRDECKLTEHPSLSMPGAPIYQCKGGCYSIAYPTPLRSKGTMLVQKNITSEASCCVAREFKSVTGLYNLKLLNHTDCHCSTCRHHKA; encoded by the exons ATGGTTACACAAACAAAGTCTTGTGTAGCATCCCTTCTGCTGGTATCAATACTTCTTCACATAGGAGATTTTTATCCCAACAACGAGGTGTCATCCA AAGGCCGTGATGAGTGTAAACTGACAGAGCACCCCAGCTTGTCCATGCCTGGGGCTCCAATCTATCAGTGTAAAGGGGGCTGCTACTCAATAGCGTATCCTACTCCTTTGAGATCCAAGGGAACAATGTTGGTGCAAAAAAACATCACCTCTGAGGCATCATGCTGTGTGGCCCGAGAATTTAAATCG GTGACAGGTTTGTATAATCTGAAGCTGCTGAACCACACAGACTGCCACTGCAGTACATGCCGCCATCACAAGGCTTAG
- the LOC121689475 gene encoding apolipoprotein L3-like: MLISTSSRRPLRMKWRHGRAALPAEMEDGGINVSVKKQIGCLRKTIGQLESVHRRTTVCSLSGGVIGAVGGVTSIVGLIMAPFTFGASLAVTGVGVVVAAAGGITGVASNITKITREKSCQEKIKEILNDCNSRLSPVMSNLQNCTGSVQDCQASIGAGKPISGLTQRLKLTPMGKQATEATRPISASDKTTPKANMWSMILDLVSIASDVREMQEIRKRDKGRRRSESETLMFINQIEEKVRELEMTVFELDRQEGIILS, from the exons ATGCTAATAAGTACATCATCGAGACGAC CACTCAGGATGAAGTGGCGACATGGCAGAGCTGCACTTCCTGCAGAAATGGAAGATGG AGGCATTAATGTCAGTGTGAAAAAGCAGATCGGATGCCTGAGGAAGACCATAGGGCAGCTGGAGTCGGTCCACAGGAGGACCACTGTTTGCAGTCTATCTGGCGGGGTGATTGGTGCCGTCGGCGGTGTCACTTCCATTGTTGGTCTCATCATGGCTCCCTTCACCTTTGGAGCTTCCCTGGCGGTGACCGGTGTTGGCGTGGTAGTCGCAGCTGCCGGCGGAATCACTGGTGTTGCTTCCAACATCACCAAGATAACCCGCGAGAAGAGTTGTCAGGAGAAGATCAAAGAGATCTTGAATGATTGCAACAGCAGGCTCAGCCCTGTTATGAGCAATTTGCAGAACTGTACTGGCAGTGTACAAGATTGTCAGGCTTCAATTGGCGCAGGTAAACCAATATCAGGTTTGACCCAGAGATTAAAGCTGACCCCAATGGGTAAACAGGCAACTGAGGCCACACGACCAATCAGTGCTAGTGACAAAACAACACCTAAGGCGAACATGTGGTCCATGATCCTTGATTTGGTCAGCATTGCCAGTGATGTCAGAGAGATGCAAGAGATCAGAAAGAGGGACAAGGGTCGAAGACGATCTGAGTCTGAAACGCTGATGTTCATAAACCAGATAGAGGAAAAAGTCAGAGAGTTAGAAATGACCGTTTTTGAGTTAGACAGACAGGAAGGGATTATCCTCTCTTAG